One window of Bacteroides sp. AN502(2024) genomic DNA carries:
- the aroC gene encoding chorismate synthase, which produces MFNSFGNIFRLTSFGESHGKGVGGVIDGFPAGIIIDEEFIQQELNRRRPGQSILTTPRKEADKVEFLSGIFEGKSTGCPIGFIVWNENQHSNDYNNLKNVYRPSHADYTYTVKYGIRDHRGGGRSSARETISRVVAGALAKLALRQLGVSITAYTSQVGPIKLEGTYSDYNFDLIETNDVRCPDPEKAKEMADLIYKVKGEGDTIGGTLTCVIKGCPIGLGQPVFGKLHAALGNAMLSINAAKAFEYGVGFKGLKMKGSEQNDVFYNNNGRIETRTNHSGGIQGGLSNGQDIYFRVVFKPIATLLMEQETVNIDGIDTTLKARGRHDACVLPRAVPIVEAMAAMTILDYYLLDKTTQL; this is translated from the coding sequence ATGTTTAATTCATTTGGCAATATCTTTCGACTCACAAGCTTCGGTGAGTCCCATGGAAAAGGAGTTGGAGGAGTGATTGACGGATTTCCGGCAGGAATTATCATCGACGAAGAATTTATACAACAAGAACTGAATCGCCGCCGCCCGGGACAATCGATCCTCACTACCCCACGTAAAGAAGCTGATAAAGTGGAGTTTCTTTCAGGCATCTTTGAGGGGAAATCAACCGGGTGTCCTATCGGTTTTATCGTTTGGAATGAAAACCAGCATTCCAATGACTACAACAATCTGAAAAATGTATATCGTCCTTCACACGCTGATTACACATACACAGTGAAATATGGAATCCGTGACCATCGCGGTGGCGGACGTTCTTCTGCACGCGAAACAATTTCGCGCGTTGTAGCCGGTGCACTGGCCAAGTTAGCACTTCGCCAACTGGGAGTCAGCATCACTGCCTATACCTCTCAGGTGGGTCCTATCAAGCTCGAGGGTACTTACTCAGACTACAACTTCGACCTGATAGAAACCAACGATGTACGTTGCCCAGACCCTGAAAAAGCAAAAGAAATGGCAGACCTTATATATAAGGTAAAGGGCGAGGGAGACACCATCGGAGGTACACTAACCTGCGTCATTAAAGGGTGTCCCATCGGATTGGGCCAACCTGTTTTCGGTAAACTCCACGCTGCCTTGGGAAATGCAATGTTAAGCATCAACGCAGCTAAAGCATTCGAATACGGTGTAGGATTCAAGGGATTGAAAATGAAAGGTTCCGAACAGAATGATGTTTTCTATAATAACAACGGACGGATTGAGACACGTACCAATCACTCCGGAGGTATCCAGGGAGGATTGAGTAATGGTCAGGATATCTATTTCCGTGTAGTATTCAAACCGATTGCAACGTTGCTGATGGAACAGGAAACTGTCAACATTGACGGCATCGACACCACTCTGAAAGCACGCGGACGCCACGACGCTTGTGTCCTTCCCCGTGCTGTACCTATCGTAGAAGCAATGGCTGCCATGACCATACTCGATTATTACTTACTGGATAAAACAACACAACTGTAA
- a CDS encoding peptidylprolyl isomerase, whose amino-acid sequence METVENKYITVAYKLYTMEDGEKELFEEAKAEHPFQFISGLGTTLEDFENQITALSKGDKFDFTIPADKAYGQYDEQHVIDLPKNIFEIDGKFDSERIKEGNIVPLMTSDGQRVNASVVEIKPDIVVVDLNHPLAGADLIFEGEVIESRPATNEEIQELVKMMSGEGGCSCGCESCSDGCGDNCGCEGGHCH is encoded by the coding sequence ATGGAAACAGTAGAAAACAAGTACATTACCGTTGCATACAAACTATATACAATGGAAGATGGCGAAAAAGAGTTGTTCGAAGAAGCAAAAGCAGAACATCCCTTTCAATTCATTTCAGGATTAGGAACAACACTCGAAGATTTCGAAAATCAAATAACTGCTCTTTCTAAAGGTGACAAATTTGACTTTACCATTCCGGCAGATAAGGCTTACGGACAATATGACGAGCAACACGTTATTGACCTCCCCAAAAATATCTTTGAGATAGATGGAAAATTCGATAGCGAACGCATTAAAGAAGGCAACATTGTACCTTTGATGACAAGTGACGGTCAACGCGTAAATGCCAGTGTAGTAGAAATCAAACCGGATATTGTAGTAGTCGACCTTAACCACCCGTTGGCTGGTGCTGACCTTATCTTTGAAGGCGAAGTGATCGAAAGCCGTCCTGCTACTAACGAAGAAATTCAAGAATTAGTAAAAATGATGAGTGGCGAAGGTGGCTGCAGTTGCGGATGTGAGAGCTGCAGTGATGGCTGTGGAGACAACTGCGGTTGTGAAGGTGGACATTGTCACTAA
- a CDS encoding dipeptidase, which yields MNKIQKYIAAHEPEMINDLFSLIRIPSISALPEHHDDMLACAERWTQLLLEAGTDEALVMPSKGNPIVFAQKIVDPAAKTVLVYAHYDVMPAEPLELWKNQPFEPEIRDGHIWARGADDDKGQSFIQVKAFEYLVKNGLLKNNVKFIFEGEEEIGSPSLEAFCEEHKELLKADVILVSDTSMLGAELPSLTTGLRGLAYWEIEVTGPNRDLHSGHFGGAVANPINVLCLIINKVTDADGRITVPGFYDDVEEVPQAEREMIAHIPFDEKKYKEAIGVKELFGEKGYSTLERNSCRPSFDVCGIWGGYMGEGSKTVLPSKAYAKVSCRLVPHQDHHKISQMFADYILSIAPETVQVKVTPMHGGQGYVCPISLAAYQAAEKGFEVAFGKKPLAVRRGGSIPIISTFEQVLGVKTVLMGFGLESDAIHSPNENFSLDIFRKGIEAVIKFHQEYAG from the coding sequence ATGAACAAAATTCAAAAATACATAGCAGCGCACGAACCGGAAATGATAAATGACTTGTTCAGCCTCATCCGCATCCCCAGCATCAGTGCTCTGCCGGAACATCACGATGATATGCTGGCCTGTGCGGAACGTTGGACACAGTTGCTACTTGAAGCCGGAACAGATGAAGCATTGGTTATGCCCTCAAAAGGCAATCCGATTGTTTTTGCTCAAAAGATCGTCGATCCGGCTGCAAAGACCGTATTGGTGTATGCTCATTATGACGTGATGCCAGCCGAACCGCTAGAACTTTGGAAGAACCAACCGTTTGAACCAGAAATACGGGACGGGCATATTTGGGCACGTGGAGCAGATGATGACAAAGGACAATCATTCATTCAGGTGAAAGCTTTCGAATATCTCGTCAAGAACGGTTTGCTGAAAAATAATGTGAAATTCATTTTCGAAGGTGAAGAAGAAATTGGTTCTCCCAGCCTGGAGGCTTTCTGCGAAGAACATAAAGAGTTGCTGAAAGCTGATGTCATCCTTGTATCGGATACCAGTATGCTGGGAGCCGAACTGCCGTCCTTAACCACCGGCCTGCGTGGACTGGCTTATTGGGAAATCGAAGTAACAGGACCGAACCGTGACCTGCATTCCGGGCACTTCGGTGGTGCGGTAGCCAATCCTATCAATGTGCTTTGCCTGATAATCAACAAGGTGACGGACGCAGACGGACGAATCACCGTCCCCGGATTTTACGACGATGTGGAAGAAGTGCCGCAAGCCGAGCGTGAAATGATTGCTCATATCCCTTTCGATGAAAAGAAGTATAAGGAGGCAATCGGCGTAAAAGAACTTTTCGGAGAGAAAGGATACAGTACACTGGAACGCAATAGTTGTCGTCCGTCTTTTGATGTATGCGGCATTTGGGGCGGGTATATGGGAGAAGGATCGAAGACCGTGCTCCCTTCAAAGGCTTATGCCAAAGTATCCTGCAGACTAGTTCCGCATCAGGATCATCATAAGATTTCGCAGATGTTCGCTGATTATATTCTCAGTATTGCTCCGGAAACGGTTCAAGTGAAAGTAACGCCGATGCACGGTGGACAGGGCTATGTCTGCCCGATTTCACTTGCAGCCTATCAGGCTGCCGAAAAAGGTTTTGAAGTAGCTTTCGGGAAAAAGCCGTTGGCTGTACGCCGTGGCGGCAGCATTCCTATCATTTCTACTTTTGAACAGGTTTTAGGAGTTAAAACTGTACTCAT
- the ilvD gene encoding dihydroxy-acid dehydratase, translating to MKKLLRSSFSTQGRRMAGARALWAANGMKKSQMGKPIIAIVNSFTQFVPGHVHLHEIGQLVKTEIEKLGCFAAEFNTIAIDDGIAMGHDGMLYSLPSRDIIADSVEYMVNAHKADAMVCISNCDKITPGMLMVAMRLNIPTVFVSGGPMEAGEWGGQHLDLIDAMIKSADKSISDQEVENIEQNACPTCGCCSGMFTANSMNCLNEAIGLALPGNGTIVATHENRTQLFKDAAELIVKNAKLYYEEGDESVLPRSIATRQAFLNAMTLDIAMGGSTNTVLHLLAIAHEAEVDFKMDDIDMLSRKTPCLCKVAPNTQKYHIQDVNRAGGIVAIMDELAKGGLIDTFVRRVDGMSLAEAINEYSITSPNVSEKAIKKYSSAAGNRFNLVLGSQGMYYKDLDKDRATGCIRDLEHAYSKDGGLAVLKGNIAQDGCVVKTAGVDESIWKFTGPAKVFDSQEAACEGILGGRVVSGDVVVITHEGPKGGPGMQEMLYPTSYIKSRHLGKECALITDGRFSGGTSGLSIGHISPEAAAGGNIGKIVDGDIIEIDIPARKINVRLTDEELAARPMTPVTRDRYVPKSLKAYASMVSSADKGAVRLI from the coding sequence ATGAAAAAGCTATTACGCAGTTCTTTTAGTACACAAGGTCGTCGGATGGCTGGAGCCCGTGCATTGTGGGCAGCTAACGGCATGAAGAAGAGTCAGATGGGTAAACCCATTATCGCTATCGTCAATTCGTTCACACAGTTTGTTCCGGGACATGTGCATTTGCATGAAATCGGTCAACTGGTGAAGACAGAGATTGAGAAGCTGGGATGCTTCGCTGCGGAATTTAATACTATAGCTATTGATGATGGTATAGCGATGGGACATGACGGTATGCTTTATTCGCTTCCTTCACGTGATATTATTGCAGACAGTGTGGAGTATATGGTCAATGCGCACAAGGCAGATGCAATGGTATGTATCAGCAATTGCGATAAGATCACTCCTGGAATGTTGATGGTGGCTATGCGTCTGAATATTCCTACCGTATTTGTATCGGGTGGTCCGATGGAAGCCGGAGAGTGGGGTGGTCAGCATTTGGATTTGATTGATGCGATGATTAAATCGGCTGATAAAAGTATTAGCGATCAGGAAGTTGAGAATATCGAGCAAAATGCTTGTCCTACCTGTGGATGTTGTTCTGGGATGTTTACTGCCAACTCGATGAACTGCCTGAATGAAGCAATCGGACTGGCTCTTCCTGGAAACGGAACCATCGTGGCTACACATGAAAACCGTACGCAGCTTTTCAAAGATGCAGCTGAACTGATCGTGAAAAATGCAAAGTTATATTATGAAGAAGGAGACGAAAGCGTACTTCCCCGTAGTATTGCTACCCGCCAGGCTTTCTTGAATGCTATGACGCTGGATATAGCGATGGGAGGATCGACCAATACGGTACTTCACCTGTTGGCTATTGCTCATGAAGCTGAGGTAGATTTTAAGATGGACGACATTGACATGCTTTCCCGCAAGACACCTTGTCTCTGTAAGGTGGCTCCTAATACACAGAAATATCATATTCAGGATGTAAACCGTGCCGGTGGTATCGTTGCTATCATGGATGAACTGGCAAAAGGAGGTCTGATAGATACATTCGTCCGACGGGTAGACGGAATGTCATTAGCGGAAGCTATTAATGAATATTCAATCACCAGCCCGAATGTAAGTGAAAAAGCAATCAAGAAATATTCGAGCGCAGCCGGAAATAGATTCAATCTCGTACTTGGTTCACAGGGTATGTACTATAAGGATCTGGATAAAGACCGTGCAACCGGATGTATCCGCGATTTGGAGCATGCTTATAGCAAAGACGGTGGACTGGCCGTATTGAAAGGTAACATTGCTCAAGATGGTTGTGTAGTAAAAACAGCAGGTGTAGACGAAAGTATCTGGAAGTTTACCGGACCGGCCAAAGTTTTTGATTCGCAGGAAGCCGCCTGTGAAGGCATCCTTGGGGGACGAGTCGTCAGTGGCGATGTTGTCGTCATTACGCACGAAGGTCCGAAGGGTGGTCCTGGTATGCAGGAAATGCTTTATCCTACCTCTTATATTAAATCTCGTCATCTCGGAAAAGAATGTGCTTTGATTACCGACGGACGTTTCAGTGGCGGAACTTCCGGATTGAGTATCGGACATATTTCTCCTGAAGCGGCAGCTGGAGGTAACATCGGAAAAATTGTAGACGGAGACATCATAGAAATCGATATTCCGGCCCGGAAGATTAACGTGCGACTAACGGATGAAGAACTGGCAGCCCGTCCGATGACTCCTGTCACTCGTGACCGTTATGTACCGAAGAGTCTGAAAGCCTATGCCAGCATGGTAAGCTCTGCCGATAAGGGAGCTGTGAGATTAATATGA
- a CDS encoding serine dehydratase subunit alpha family protein — MTESERKQIIGLIKKEVIPAIGCTEPIAVALCVAKAVETLGVKPEKIDILLSANILKNAMGVGIPGTGMVGLPIAVALGALIGKSDYQLEVLRDCTPEAVEQGKLFIAEKRISISLKEDITEKLYIEVNCKAGDNTATAIIAGGHTTFIYIAKGAQTLLDKQHTVSEEEEDASLELNLRKVYDFALTAPLDEIRFILDTARLNKAAAEQSFKGNYGHSLGKMLRGNYEHKVMGDSVFSHILSYTSAACDARMAGVMIPVMSNSGSGNQGISATLPVVVFAEENGKNEEELIRALILSHLTVIYIKQSLGRLSALCGCVVAATGSSCGITWLMGGNYNQVASAVQNMIANLAGMICDGAKPSCALKVTTGVSTAVLSAMMAIENRCVTSVEGIIDEDVDQSIRNLTRIGSQAMNETDKMVLDIMTHKGC; from the coding sequence ATGACTGAATCAGAAAGAAAGCAAATTATAGGATTGATTAAGAAAGAAGTCATTCCAGCTATTGGATGTACGGAACCTATCGCAGTAGCACTTTGTGTAGCTAAAGCCGTTGAAACACTGGGAGTGAAACCGGAAAAGATTGACATTTTGTTGAGTGCTAATATACTAAAGAATGCCATGGGAGTGGGAATTCCTGGAACAGGTATGGTAGGGCTTCCCATAGCCGTTGCTTTAGGTGCGTTAATTGGCAAATCAGATTATCAGTTGGAGGTGTTGAGAGACTGTACGCCGGAAGCTGTAGAACAGGGGAAACTGTTCATTGCAGAAAAACGAATTTCTATCTCTCTGAAAGAAGATATTACGGAAAAACTTTATATCGAGGTGAACTGTAAAGCTGGAGATAATACAGCTACAGCCATCATTGCCGGTGGACACACTACCTTTATATATATAGCCAAGGGGGCACAGACGTTGCTCGATAAGCAACATACGGTCAGCGAGGAAGAGGAAGATGCCTCACTCGAATTAAACTTGCGTAAAGTCTATGACTTTGCATTGACAGCTCCGCTGGATGAAATCCGTTTTATCCTTGATACAGCCCGTTTGAATAAAGCTGCTGCCGAACAATCTTTTAAAGGTAACTATGGACATTCTTTAGGTAAAATGCTTCGGGGAAATTACGAACATAAAGTGATGGGTGACAGCGTATTTTCTCATATTCTCTCTTATACATCGGCTGCTTGTGATGCCCGGATGGCAGGTGTAATGATTCCTGTCATGAGTAATTCGGGAAGCGGTAATCAGGGGATATCCGCCACACTCCCTGTCGTAGTCTTTGCTGAAGAAAACGGAAAAAACGAAGAGGAACTTATTCGTGCTTTAATACTAAGCCATCTTACTGTTATATACATCAAACAGAGTTTAGGACGTCTGTCTGCCTTGTGTGGCTGTGTGGTAGCTGCCACCGGATCCAGTTGTGGAATCACTTGGTTGATGGGAGGAAACTATAATCAAGTTGCCTCCGCAGTTCAAAACATGATTGCTAATCTGGCAGGAATGATTTGTGACGGTGCAAAACCGAGTTGTGCTTTGAAAGTAACTACCGGAGTTTCGACTGCTGTATTATCGGCTATGATGGCAATAGAAAACCGTTGCGTGACTTCTGTAGAGGGAATTATCGATGAAGATGTAGATCAAAGTATCCGTAACTTGACGAGAATCGGTTCGCAAGCCATGAACGAAACGGATAAAATGGTACTTGACATTATGACACACAAAGGGTGCTGA